From the genome of Acidobacteriota bacterium, one region includes:
- a CDS encoding NAD(+)/NADH kinase, producing the protein MRTVGLVIKPQISGAQVFIAQLTEWLIHRGCQVLADGLGHTFFPPSVKIVSNQELAECSDLIVVLGGDGTMITGARIVGKRPTAILGVNFGYLGYLTEFSPENIFPALELVLAGKHQVDTRIKLEAAVLRNGHEVSRVEVINDVVVNKALLARIIEIQCWIDGQFVSMFRADGLIIATPTGSTAYSLSAGGPIIHPAMHAVVITPICPHTLTNRPLVVSDESVIELHLVATRGDIEDVTLTLDGQIAISLFVDDRIVIRKSDSVLKLIQPPNRNYYQILRDKLKWGGE; encoded by the coding sequence GTGCGAACCGTTGGTCTCGTTATCAAGCCCCAAATTTCAGGAGCTCAGGTTTTCATTGCTCAGTTGACCGAATGGTTGATTCATCGGGGCTGCCAGGTGCTGGCTGATGGATTGGGACACACCTTTTTCCCCCCGTCTGTAAAAATCGTTTCCAATCAAGAGCTTGCCGAATGTTCAGATTTAATTGTTGTTTTAGGCGGCGATGGCACAATGATTACTGGAGCACGGATTGTTGGCAAGCGCCCAACTGCTATCCTCGGGGTGAATTTTGGGTATCTGGGCTACCTGACTGAGTTTTCGCCGGAGAATATTTTTCCGGCCCTGGAGCTGGTGCTGGCTGGGAAACATCAGGTGGATACTCGAATCAAACTTGAAGCTGCCGTTCTGCGCAACGGCCATGAAGTTTCCCGAGTTGAGGTGATCAATGATGTGGTGGTCAATAAAGCCTTGCTGGCGCGCATCATTGAAATCCAGTGCTGGATAGATGGACAATTTGTTTCAATGTTTCGGGCTGATGGACTAATCATTGCAACCCCAACCGGTTCAACTGCTTATTCACTCTCAGCCGGTGGCCCCATTATCCATCCTGCAATGCATGCCGTTGTCATAACCCCAATTTGCCCGCACACCCTCACCAATCGGCCCCTGGTGGTTTCAGATGAATCGGTCATCGAACTTCATCTGGTCGCCACTCGCGGCGATATCGAAGACGTTACTTTGACTCTCGATGGGCAAATCGCGATTTCACTCTTTGTGGATGACCGGATTGTGATTCGCAAAAGCGATTCAGTTTTGAAATTAATTCAACCTCCCAACCGAAATTATTATCAAATCCTGCGTGATAAGCTGAAATGGGGCGGGGAATAG
- a CDS encoding DUF4115 domain-containing protein, translating to MASLGYELKQAREAKGVTLTQLAENTRIGIRFLQAIESDDFKSLPGGLFNRSFIKAYARAVGIDEDEAVVAYQKQTGDGPANSDAQLNNIPTYTVPREEEVNFVPYIIGAVVAVVLFLGCWALYRHFNAPGQQISQPPTVPAPAPPTPTNPTTVPPVLSGGAPPPTPAPTTTVPPTSAPLVLELVAANDDCYVKVDPDGKIEKGLVLKMGQNQTFEATEQMLVRVGKVASVTAKLNGKEITLESPTGNREDFKISLKDGQPAIERIKRFIPKNKPAATGDAPTGTPPTTTGGTGNPQ from the coding sequence GTGGCTTCCTTAGGTTATGAACTCAAACAGGCCCGTGAAGCGAAAGGTGTTACGCTCACGCAACTGGCCGAAAACACACGAATTGGCATTCGGTTTCTTCAAGCGATTGAATCCGATGACTTTAAATCGCTTCCGGGTGGGTTGTTCAATCGCTCGTTCATCAAAGCCTATGCTCGTGCGGTCGGCATTGATGAAGATGAAGCCGTGGTTGCCTATCAGAAACAAACTGGCGATGGACCAGCCAACTCTGACGCTCAACTCAACAACATTCCAACCTACACGGTGCCCCGCGAAGAAGAAGTCAACTTCGTGCCCTATATCATTGGCGCCGTGGTGGCTGTGGTCCTTTTTCTTGGGTGCTGGGCGTTGTATCGGCACTTTAATGCCCCAGGACAACAGATCTCACAACCACCCACAGTCCCGGCACCAGCGCCTCCAACTCCAACCAATCCCACCACAGTTCCTCCAGTCTTGAGTGGTGGAGCACCACCGCCGACCCCAGCACCAACCACTACTGTGCCACCGACCTCAGCACCACTGGTACTCGAACTGGTGGCGGCCAATGACGACTGTTATGTTAAGGTTGATCCTGATGGCAAAATCGAAAAGGGATTGGTCTTAAAAATGGGCCAGAACCAGACCTTCGAGGCCACTGAACAAATGCTGGTACGGGTTGGGAAGGTGGCTTCGGTCACCGCCAAACTGAATGGCAAGGAAATCACGCTCGAATCACCAACCGGGAATCGAGAAGATTTTAAAATTTCACTCAAAGATGGGCAGCCGGCCATTGAACGCATCAAGCGGTTTATTCCGAAAAACAAACCCGCCGCCACAGGCGATGCACCCACTGGAACACCCCCGACGACCACGGGTGGTACTGGGAACCCGCAATAG
- a CDS encoding diacylglycerol kinase family lipid kinase produces MKILTIINPSAGQAKAKKSIKTLPTLYQRYNLESTICISQSAEHVQQLAAQAAQDTYDIVAVCGGDGTLHHAINGLQGSQTALGILPMGSGNDLAGALGIPTNLDAACQILKQGHHRALDLADTGRRVYACIAGIGLDSEVGKRTRHRPAWIRGKLIYPYAVLRSIFTFRPKFLRLIHDGGVFEGEILIAVVGNTRQYGGGMRIVPQADPEDGLLDVCIVRPMSQWYLLRAFPSVFTGTHVSDPHVIVLRSQSVRLETHEPLEVFGDGEFLEETPSQIKVRRNALQVIAPGR; encoded by the coding sequence ATGAAAATACTCACCATCATCAACCCATCAGCCGGTCAGGCCAAAGCCAAAAAAAGCATCAAAACACTTCCGACGCTGTATCAGCGATATAACCTGGAATCAACAATTTGTATCAGTCAAAGTGCTGAACATGTCCAGCAACTGGCTGCTCAAGCCGCTCAAGACACCTATGATATTGTCGCGGTATGTGGCGGCGATGGAACACTCCACCATGCCATCAATGGGCTACAGGGATCCCAAACCGCGCTGGGAATTTTGCCCATGGGAAGCGGAAATGATTTAGCCGGCGCTCTGGGCATTCCAACAAATCTGGACGCGGCATGTCAAATTCTCAAACAGGGTCACCATCGAGCACTGGATCTGGCTGATACGGGGCGCCGCGTGTATGCCTGCATTGCGGGAATTGGTTTAGATTCGGAGGTTGGAAAACGCACGCGCCATCGCCCGGCCTGGATTCGTGGAAAATTGATTTATCCCTATGCCGTTTTGCGATCAATTTTTACCTTTCGCCCCAAATTCTTGCGTCTGATTCACGATGGCGGAGTGTTTGAAGGTGAAATCTTGATTGCAGTGGTTGGAAATACCCGTCAGTATGGCGGCGGCATGAGAATTGTCCCTCAGGCGGATCCAGAAGATGGGCTCCTTGATGTGTGCATCGTCCGACCAATGAGCCAGTGGTATTTACTCAGAGCCTTTCCATCAGTGTTTACCGGAACCCATGTCTCGGATCCCCACGTGATTGTTCTGCGATCCCAGTCAGTCCGCCTGGAAACTCACGAACCACTTGAAGTTTTTGGTGACGGAGAGTTTCTGGAAGAAACCCCATCCCAGATCAAGGTCCGTCGGAATGCCCTACAAGTCATTGCACCAGGACGGTAA